In the genome of Halococcus sediminicola, one region contains:
- a CDS encoding beta-galactosidase small subunit-related protein produces the protein MDDSPYYRLLNGEWDFAFFESPNDVPTEYSGTSFDTIDVPLSWHLAGYDEYVYVNTPLTWTDIDGASADPPNVPDSYNPVGVYRRQFDVPDDWDSRKTFLSFEGVKQAYFVWIDGQYVGYDQGSMTTGEFDITDHVTPGESHQVTVQVYRFSDAEPLETQDMFRYAGIFRSVSLYSTPTVRLRDWFVRTELDENYENATLTVDAEIANYTESSQGNHTIRGHLFDSDGSKVTTLETSDSIGSSTSTALSMDTTVAGPDTWTAEDPTLYTLVFEHEVDGATTETVFEQVGFREYSISDAQFRVNGQPVDIRGVNKHETDPDHGRYVPHDRVREDFELMKRSNINAFRCSHYPNDPSIYYLADEYGLYVQDEVNVETHWNTNYLGESDNSDEQAVERFVRMIGRDKNRPCIFTWSTGNEAGLHDAHYDMAEFKTGEDQDDDGSVLEEYPFEPTIDPTRFLYHQANNGGIAPFAPIDGPRYPSPGAMRSRAIGSSVPIIMGEYAHAMGNSGGLFHDFWDYAQPDHETVTKTVFADESDAGNTGTVIGDSRIVDENDGAIVFENDGYVDVGTDSSLDFTEPGFTLWARVKDEGTDDDDPYITRGDNQYALKIVPGDPTPSLQFFIYDDGYQVLNVPVPEGWTEGEGYHDLVGVATDSTLKLFVDGELLGETPHNASTLAPTDYSYPVTIGYNAQADRYTDASISQVRVYDRALSNSEVASAASDTSPPSSAVLWMDFAQPTRNTELERYEEYDPLQGGFVWDWVDQAVNRELTSSDAPAASYRFYDGNPFCLNGVIFEERTPQPQFEQLKKSHQPVGVVGSDLVDGTVRITNHLDFANLSTLNTTWELQAGEEVVESGTLAPNIAPSESTEVTVPFEKPTLEPGVEYWLTLRFKTTEDTVWADAGHQLAFDQLQIPFEVPEPSTVETRDMSALSVSEDDGQFSVSGDGFEYIFSRERGTLVSAICDGTEIVADGPQLDFFRAPIQNEIQGWGAAESDEWYNLGLDDLQHEVASVDLTRTEDSVVRIAVETSVLGSGTNAGFDTQYRYKVFGSGDILLGVDIEPTQALVDGISHWLPRIGVAMDIPNDLDQFEWFGRGPHETYPDRKWGAEIDVYEDSVADQFVAYQPPSDNGNKADTRWAALTNDDGVGLVSFAHPKMHVNINRYQNLAEADHVYELEEKEEVTTIHLDHVVTGVGGTPIPTLQQYQVSPEPMTFLFGFRPLESKRTGPPEHANNDGKKQRGPPGHANNDGEKRRGPPDHANDDAESPMELSRRRLPRSWVNFQQG, from the coding sequence TTGGACGATTCACCGTACTACCGACTTCTCAATGGAGAGTGGGATTTCGCGTTTTTCGAATCTCCCAATGACGTTCCCACGGAGTACTCTGGGACGTCTTTCGACACAATTGATGTCCCCCTGTCGTGGCACCTCGCGGGCTACGACGAGTACGTCTACGTCAACACGCCCCTAACCTGGACGGATATCGATGGGGCAAGTGCTGACCCGCCGAACGTACCAGACAGCTACAACCCCGTCGGGGTATACCGACGCCAGTTCGACGTTCCTGATGACTGGGACAGTCGGAAGACATTCCTGAGCTTTGAGGGGGTCAAACAGGCGTACTTCGTCTGGATCGACGGTCAGTACGTGGGCTACGACCAAGGGTCGATGACCACCGGTGAGTTCGATATCACCGACCACGTCACACCGGGCGAGTCCCATCAGGTGACCGTCCAAGTGTATCGCTTCTCGGACGCCGAACCCTTGGAAACCCAGGATATGTTTCGGTACGCTGGGATCTTCCGCTCAGTATCGCTATACTCGACGCCGACGGTCCGGCTCCGTGACTGGTTTGTCCGAACGGAGTTGGACGAAAACTACGAGAACGCCACGCTGACCGTGGACGCTGAGATTGCCAACTATACGGAGTCAAGCCAGGGGAACCATACCATCCGTGGCCACCTATTCGATAGTGATGGCTCGAAAGTGACCACCCTCGAAACTTCAGACTCGATCGGCAGTTCCACGAGTACCGCACTCTCGATGGACACTACCGTCGCGGGACCGGACACGTGGACCGCCGAGGATCCGACCCTCTATACGCTCGTCTTCGAGCACGAGGTCGACGGCGCGACCACGGAGACGGTGTTCGAGCAGGTCGGCTTCCGGGAATACTCGATCAGCGACGCACAGTTCCGGGTTAACGGCCAGCCGGTCGACATCCGAGGCGTGAACAAACACGAGACCGATCCCGATCACGGTCGGTACGTCCCACACGACCGAGTCCGGGAGGATTTCGAGTTGATGAAGCGCTCCAACATCAATGCCTTCCGGTGTTCGCACTACCCAAACGACCCGTCGATCTACTACCTCGCCGACGAGTACGGTCTCTACGTTCAAGACGAGGTGAACGTCGAAACTCACTGGAATACGAACTACCTAGGAGAGAGCGACAACAGCGACGAACAGGCCGTCGAGCGCTTCGTACGGATGATCGGACGGGACAAGAACCGGCCATGTATCTTCACGTGGTCGACGGGCAACGAAGCCGGTCTCCACGACGCCCACTACGACATGGCGGAGTTCAAGACTGGCGAGGACCAGGACGACGACGGAAGCGTACTAGAAGAGTACCCCTTCGAGCCAACTATCGATCCGACCCGATTCCTCTATCACCAGGCAAACAACGGGGGCATCGCGCCGTTCGCTCCCATTGACGGCCCACGATACCCCTCGCCGGGGGCGATGCGGAGCAGAGCGATTGGCTCGTCCGTACCAATAATTATGGGCGAATACGCCCATGCGATGGGCAACAGCGGTGGTCTGTTCCACGACTTCTGGGACTACGCACAGCCCGACCACGAGACGGTCACAAAGACAGTCTTCGCGGACGAATCCGACGCCGGCAACACCGGCACGGTCATCGGCGACTCGCGTATCGTCGACGAGAATGACGGCGCGATCGTCTTCGAGAACGACGGCTATGTCGACGTTGGCACCGACTCCAGCCTCGACTTCACCGAACCCGGGTTCACGCTGTGGGCCCGCGTCAAGGACGAGGGCACCGATGACGACGATCCCTACATCACGCGCGGGGACAATCAGTACGCGTTGAAGATCGTCCCGGGCGATCCAACACCCAGTCTCCAATTTTTCATCTATGACGACGGGTATCAGGTCCTCAACGTGCCGGTGCCCGAGGGCTGGACGGAGGGTGAGGGTTATCACGACCTCGTCGGCGTCGCGACAGACTCGACGCTGAAACTGTTCGTCGACGGCGAACTCCTCGGGGAGACTCCGCACAATGCCTCGACCCTCGCGCCAACGGACTACAGTTACCCGGTCACGATCGGCTATAACGCCCAGGCGGACCGATACACCGACGCGTCGATTAGTCAGGTAAGAGTGTACGACCGAGCCTTATCGAATTCGGAGGTAGCGAGCGCGGCGAGCGACACCTCGCCGCCGAGCAGCGCTGTCCTCTGGATGGACTTCGCCCAACCCACGCGGAACACGGAACTCGAACGCTACGAGGAGTACGACCCCCTCCAGGGCGGGTTCGTCTGGGACTGGGTCGACCAGGCGGTCAACCGTGAACTGACCAGCAGTGACGCACCAGCGGCTTCATACCGATTCTACGACGGTAACCCGTTCTGTCTGAATGGCGTTATCTTCGAGGAGCGAACTCCCCAACCACAGTTCGAACAATTGAAAAAGAGCCACCAGCCGGTCGGCGTGGTTGGCTCGGACCTCGTCGATGGCACCGTCAGAATCACCAACCATCTCGACTTCGCCAACTTGAGCACACTAAATACCACGTGGGAGCTACAGGCCGGCGAGGAGGTGGTCGAAAGTGGAACGCTCGCGCCGAACATCGCCCCCAGCGAGAGCACGGAAGTTACCGTACCATTCGAAAAACCAACTCTCGAGCCGGGCGTCGAGTACTGGCTAACGCTTCGCTTCAAGACGACCGAGGACACGGTGTGGGCCGATGCCGGTCATCAGCTTGCATTCGACCAACTACAGATTCCCTTCGAGGTTCCCGAGCCCTCGACAGTGGAAACCAGAGACATGTCTGCACTCTCGGTGAGCGAAGACGACGGGCAGTTCAGCGTCTCAGGCGATGGCTTCGAGTATATCTTCAGCAGAGAGCGGGGAACGCTTGTTTCGGCCATCTGTGACGGTACAGAGATCGTGGCTGACGGCCCTCAACTCGATTTCTTCCGGGCTCCAATTCAAAACGAGATCCAAGGATGGGGTGCGGCGGAATCCGATGAGTGGTATAACCTCGGACTGGACGACCTCCAGCACGAGGTAGCGTCGGTCGATCTCACCCGGACGGAAGATTCAGTGGTCCGAATCGCAGTCGAGACCTCCGTGTTGGGGTCAGGCACCAACGCCGGCTTTGACACCCAATACCGATACAAGGTATTCGGAAGTGGCGACATTCTCTTAGGTGTTGACATCGAGCCTACCCAAGCGCTCGTCGACGGCATCAGTCACTGGCTGCCCCGAATCGGGGTGGCAATGGACATCCCTAACGATCTTGATCAGTTCGAGTGGTTCGGACGTGGCCCACACGAGACATATCCCGACCGAAAGTGGGGGGCCGAGATTGACGTCTACGAGGACAGCGTCGCCGACCAGTTCGTTGCCTACCAGCCCCCTTCAGACAACGGTAATAAGGCGGACACTCGATGGGCGGCACTCACGAATGACGATGGGGTCGGGTTGGTCTCCTTTGCTCATCCGAAGATGCACGTCAACATCAATCGATATCAAAACCTCGCCGAGGCGGATCACGTCTACGAACTTGAGGAGAAAGAGGAGGTTACGACGATACATCTCGATCACGTTGTGACGGGTGTCGGTGGAACGCCAATACCGACGCTCCAGCAATATCAGGTGTCTCCGGAACCGATGACGTTCCTTTTCGGATTTCGACCGCTTGAGAGCAAGCGTACCGGTCCACCCGAGCATGCGAACAACGATGGAAAGAAGCAGCGTGGTCCGCCGGGACATGCGAATAACGACGGGGAGAAACGACGTGGACCACCAGACCACGCGAATGACGATGCAGAGTCACCGATGGAGTTGAGTAGACGACGGCTTCCCCGAAGTTGGGTGAATTTCCAACAGGGGTAG
- a CDS encoding poly-gamma-glutamate biosynthesis protein PgsC/CapC: MIVAAMTTALGLLLVGVITQLFGYRLGGTIGIPMLAVYTLKNVFMLPIFIVSTIIAYAGLYLAKHRTLIYGRDELLVAMGIGSGVPLVIFVVLGEYLPRPLRFVLFIGSILPGLAAFNYHQLKPEYRKWDLITAILLFSGLFGLGWLLIDPRFTSTLSTLTPPALYAETADVAVWKNAAVPTELEPIILTRPRAVALFLVGFLITERVRDRYGLRIGLISVALLAIYALSSKWLLVLYAVTLALGFVFLWTIHHVTLLYGRVLISITTAFTLLVALPLVALLPITRGLSAYFVVILAGINAYNWHTAPNSKRKLFVPIQFGTFTLLLVLARSTGRILPRGIPQEFGLLQIGLGALVVAVCLGVVEYYTVDQPSRERVFEASILSGGSGDD; this comes from the coding sequence ATGATCGTTGCGGCGATGACGACTGCGCTGGGACTCCTTCTGGTTGGAGTTATCACACAATTATTCGGCTATCGGCTAGGTGGAACGATTGGGATTCCGATGCTCGCAGTCTATACCCTGAAAAACGTGTTCATGCTCCCGATATTTATCGTCAGTACAATCATCGCGTACGCCGGACTCTATCTTGCCAAACACAGGACGCTGATCTATGGTCGCGATGAACTCCTGGTCGCGATGGGAATCGGTAGCGGTGTTCCACTGGTAATTTTCGTAGTTCTAGGTGAGTATCTCCCCCGGCCGCTACGATTCGTGCTATTCATCGGAAGTATTCTGCCTGGACTGGCGGCGTTCAACTACCACCAGCTCAAACCCGAGTACCGCAAGTGGGACCTGATTACGGCGATTTTGCTATTTTCTGGCCTGTTCGGTCTTGGGTGGTTGCTGATCGATCCTCGATTTACCTCCACACTCAGTACACTCACCCCGCCGGCGCTCTACGCTGAAACCGCCGACGTGGCCGTCTGGAAGAACGCTGCCGTGCCCACAGAACTCGAACCGATCATCCTCACCCGACCACGGGCAGTTGCGCTCTTCTTGGTTGGATTCCTGATCACCGAACGCGTGCGCGACCGATATGGGCTCCGGATCGGGCTGATCTCGGTCGCATTGCTTGCGATCTATGCGCTCTCTAGCAAGTGGCTGCTCGTGCTCTATGCGGTGACGCTGGCGCTTGGCTTTGTTTTCCTCTGGACAATCCATCACGTTACTTTGCTGTACGGTCGGGTGCTCATCTCGATCACGACCGCGTTCACGCTATTGGTCGCGCTCCCTCTGGTGGCCCTCTTACCGATCACGCGCGGCCTGTCGGCGTATTTCGTAGTGATCCTCGCCGGCATCAACGCCTACAACTGGCACACTGCACCAAACTCAAAGCGCAAACTGTTCGTGCCGATACAGTTCGGTACGTTCACTCTGTTGCTCGTGCTCGCGCGCTCGACGGGTCGGATCCTCCCACGGGGGATTCCACAGGAGTTCGGTCTTCTCCAGATCGGTCTTGGCGCGCTCGTGGTGGCAGTCTGTCTC
- a CDS encoding TRAM domain-containing protein produces MVDIPDRLEYLFTATIEKDDDSYHIEVPQDALDMGTVSAGETYRTVILGNSQLSESQSQQKQPSAESTLTPPVNTGDVREVTIETLGDQGDGIAKIERGYVLIVPGARPDDEVTVEVTDVRENFAFTTVYEDADRAGI; encoded by the coding sequence ATGGTCGATATCCCAGATCGGTTGGAATATCTATTCACAGCCACGATCGAAAAGGATGACGACTCATACCATATCGAGGTGCCACAGGACGCACTCGATATGGGAACGGTTTCGGCCGGCGAGACCTATCGAACGGTCATTCTCGGAAATTCTCAGCTTAGCGAGAGCCAAAGCCAGCAGAAGCAACCGTCCGCAGAGTCGACACTGACACCACCGGTCAATACGGGCGACGTCCGTGAGGTAACCATCGAAACGCTGGGCGATCAGGGCGATGGAATAGCGAAAATCGAGCGTGGCTACGTACTGATCGTCCCCGGAGCGCGTCCCGACGACGAGGTGACCGTCGAAGTCACCGATGTGCGCGAGAATTTCGCATTCACGACCGTCTACGAGGACGCAGACCGAGCCGGGATTTGA
- a CDS encoding PadR family transcriptional regulator, protein MYDLTGFQRDLLYVAAGQDEPHGLALKDELGQYYEGEIHHGRLYPNLDTLVEKGLLEKGQIDRRTNYYQVTQRGQREIEARREWEDQYVAAEA, encoded by the coding sequence ATGTACGATCTGACTGGCTTCCAGCGCGACCTGCTGTACGTCGCTGCTGGACAGGACGAACCGCATGGATTGGCACTCAAAGACGAACTCGGACAGTACTACGAGGGCGAGATCCACCACGGACGGCTCTACCCGAATCTCGATACGCTCGTCGAGAAAGGTCTCCTCGAAAAAGGCCAGATCGACCGGCGGACGAATTACTATCAGGTAACTCAGCGTGGCCAGCGAGAAATCGAGGCCCGCCGCGAGTGGGAAGATCAATATGTCGCTGCCGAGGCTTGA
- the tbsP gene encoding transcriptional regulator TbsP — MTISSHRVDTSVVENLRPILDEAAGGVLAVNLDEKATNGLVELLFEIDDPPYVSLLAGEHVLKWLRDDFVLASAAAELIEAETLAIRATTEYLENPLVVTKEMVVSLLTPDDEHSAALVTNDQEFVEAAGERWQSAWDSGEEFNLRTPARSRVLDSLGEEFGSAAESDFRTVLDTLGSTRDESVLNEVGVSLLVAARHKELLYDLSKWGEDTGVASKATFSRGKTHLEEQGLLDTEKVPIDVGRPRLRLILTNERLREADIEEVPSVVREMLAAAPA; from the coding sequence ATGACTATTTCATCACACAGGGTGGACACGTCGGTCGTCGAAAATCTGCGTCCGATTCTCGATGAAGCGGCTGGAGGAGTACTTGCGGTCAACCTTGATGAGAAGGCAACCAACGGACTCGTTGAGCTACTCTTCGAGATAGATGATCCACCGTACGTCAGCTTGCTCGCGGGAGAACACGTACTGAAATGGCTGCGCGACGATTTCGTGCTGGCGAGCGCAGCGGCGGAGTTAATCGAAGCCGAGACGCTCGCAATACGGGCAACCACTGAGTACTTGGAGAACCCACTGGTGGTAACGAAGGAGATGGTCGTCTCGCTGCTCACACCGGATGACGAGCACAGCGCGGCACTGGTGACCAACGACCAAGAGTTCGTCGAAGCCGCGGGCGAGCGCTGGCAGAGTGCATGGGACAGTGGCGAGGAATTCAATCTGCGGACGCCAGCTCGCTCGCGTGTGCTGGACTCGCTTGGTGAGGAGTTCGGCTCGGCGGCAGAATCGGATTTCCGAACCGTACTAGACACACTCGGGAGTACACGCGATGAGAGCGTTCTAAACGAAGTGGGAGTGAGCTTGCTGGTGGCGGCTAGACACAAGGAGTTGCTCTACGATCTCTCGAAGTGGGGCGAAGATACGGGTGTTGCGAGCAAGGCGACGTTCTCCCGAGGAAAAACTCACCTTGAAGAACAGGGACTTCTCGATACCGAGAAAGTGCCGATTGATGTTGGACGGCCACGATTACGTCTGATACTGACTAACGAGCGCCTGCGTGAGGCGGACATCGAGGAAGTGCCGAGCGTGGTGCGGGAGATGCTTGCGGCAGCTCCGGCCTAA
- a CDS encoding DUF5615 family PIN-like protein codes for MSEWRFLCDENLDPKTATYLRKEGLHAEHVRDVLWQGADDADDVLPYAREHNLIIVTSDVKDFSDQQVDTHAGIVLLYDDTMPAYRVASALLAMVDAYPRRDEFMGREELDPWA; via the coding sequence ATGAGCGAGTGGCGATTTCTCTGCGACGAGAACCTCGACCCGAAGACCGCAACCTACCTACGAAAGGAGGGGCTTCACGCCGAACACGTTCGCGATGTCCTTTGGCAGGGTGCGGACGACGCGGATGATGTCCTGCCGTACGCACGAGAACACAACCTCATCATTGTGACGAGCGACGTGAAAGACTTCAGCGATCAACAGGTAGATACTCACGCTGGGATCGTGCTTCTATACGACGACACGATGCCCGCATATCGCGTTGCGTCGGCCCTTCTTGCGATGGTTGACGCGTATCCAAGACGCGACGAGTTCATGGGACGCGAAGAACTCGACCCGTGGGCCTGA
- a CDS encoding DUF1931 family protein, producing the protein MTDLIVKSAIKDQLTDQNVSADFYDALDSEVADLLEKAARRANDNDRKTVQPRDL; encoded by the coding sequence ATGACGGATCTGATCGTTAAATCGGCAATCAAAGACCAACTTACAGACCAGAACGTCTCGGCGGACTTCTACGATGCACTCGATAGCGAAGTCGCGGACTTGCTTGAAAAGGCTGCACGACGAGCAAACGACAACGACCGCAAGACCGTTCAGCCCCGCGATCTCTGA
- a CDS encoding DUF433 domain-containing protein, with the protein MAERDTRRIARDIMEEPHIHGRRISVRQVYALIETRDEDPESVADRFDLDLADVYHALAYYHDHPREMREMEDEREVAMREFRKTIDRPEGVDPDTA; encoded by the coding sequence ATGGCCGAGCGTGACACACGGCGGATTGCTCGTGACATCATGGAAGAGCCACATATCCATGGACGGCGCATCAGCGTCCGGCAAGTGTACGCTCTCATCGAAACACGCGACGAAGACCCAGAATCGGTTGCCGACCGATTCGACCTTGATCTGGCTGATGTCTATCATGCACTCGCATACTACCATGATCACCCACGTGAGATGCGTGAGATGGAAGACGAACGGGAGGTGGCCATGAGAGAGTTCCGCAAGACGATTGACCGGCCGGAAGGCGTCGATCCAGATACGGCGTGA
- a CDS encoding amidase, producing the protein MPHEGFTIAEATISQIHRAFESGDLTSVDLVENYIQRIETYDRNGPQINSIRTINDAAIDRAEECDRKFGETGEFIGPLHGIPVLVKDHIETTEMVTTFGSSAFEGYTAENDAEVVRRLRNAGGIILAKTNMPDWATSWFGFSSISGRTKNPYELSRDPGGSSSGTGAAIAANLGTVGIGTDCGGSIRLPASFDNLVGFRVTPGLISRSGISPLVSQQDTAGPMTRTVQDTAKLLDVLVGYDEHDELSGKTEFKTINDSYTNHLLVDGLNGTRIGVLRSKFGDDDDSTAGPVNRVIETALTTMQNAGANLVDPVEIPQLDEYLDDTMLYTIQSKSDINDFLDDRDTPVDSVTELYENGQYHDVLDLFIAFAEEGSDDISDDIEYWQRAAAQHAFQMDILHVYAKHDLDAIVFPDVQVVPPKESEIREGKYQTMTFATNTIIASQSLCSAMSVPAGVTADGLPVGMEILGKPFDEPSLLEIGYSFEQATDHRHQPKTTTD; encoded by the coding sequence ATGCCACACGAAGGTTTCACAATAGCAGAAGCAACTATCAGTCAGATTCATCGAGCTTTCGAATCAGGTGATCTGACTAGTGTCGATCTCGTCGAGAACTATATCCAGCGGATAGAAACGTATGATCGTAACGGTCCTCAAATCAACTCAATCAGAACGATCAACGACGCGGCAATTGACCGGGCCGAAGAGTGTGATCGGAAATTCGGAGAAACTGGTGAGTTCATCGGTCCACTGCATGGTATTCCTGTTCTCGTGAAGGATCATATCGAGACAACAGAGATGGTCACCACGTTCGGCTCGTCTGCATTCGAAGGATACACCGCTGAAAACGATGCAGAAGTCGTTCGTCGGTTGCGAAATGCGGGAGGGATCATTCTGGCGAAAACCAATATGCCGGATTGGGCCACGTCTTGGTTCGGCTTCTCATCAATAAGTGGTCGAACGAAAAACCCGTACGAACTAAGTCGTGATCCCGGGGGATCAAGCAGTGGGACTGGGGCGGCCATCGCTGCGAATCTCGGTACAGTCGGTATTGGAACAGATTGTGGAGGGTCGATTCGTCTTCCAGCTTCCTTCGACAACCTCGTCGGATTTCGTGTGACGCCGGGATTGATCAGCCGATCCGGCATCAGTCCATTAGTATCGCAACAGGATACTGCCGGGCCGATGACTCGAACAGTGCAGGACACGGCCAAATTGCTAGATGTACTCGTGGGCTACGACGAACACGACGAGCTAAGTGGAAAAACAGAATTCAAGACGATCAATGATTCGTACACAAACCATCTCTTAGTTGATGGGCTAAACGGGACCCGAATCGGGGTACTTCGAAGTAAATTCGGCGATGACGACGACTCCACTGCTGGGCCAGTCAATCGGGTAATCGAGACTGCGCTCACGACGATGCAGAATGCTGGAGCAAACCTCGTCGATCCGGTGGAAATTCCACAGTTGGATGAGTATCTCGACGATACTATGTTGTATACGATCCAATCCAAGAGTGACATTAACGACTTTCTCGATGACCGTGATACTCCGGTCGATTCAGTAACTGAACTGTATGAGAATGGCCAATATCATGATGTACTTGATCTGTTTATCGCCTTTGCTGAGGAGGGATCGGACGACATTTCCGACGACATAGAATATTGGCAGCGAGCTGCCGCCCAGCATGCATTTCAGATGGATATTTTGCATGTGTATGCTAAGCATGACCTTGATGCGATCGTCTTCCCGGATGTCCAGGTTGTGCCACCGAAGGAGAGTGAAATTCGTGAAGGGAAATATCAGACGATGACTTTCGCGACAAACACGATCATTGCCTCCCAGTCTCTGTGCAGTGCAATGTCCGTCCCAGCGGGGGTCACTGCTGATGGATTGCCAGTCGGGATGGAAATCCTCGGCAAACCGTTCGACGAACCGTCACTCCTCGAGATCGGCTACTCGTTCGAACAAGCCACGGATCATCGCCATCAGCCCAAAACAACGACTGACTAG
- a CDS encoding MFS transporter: MSRSVTSRLFSVSNPREVWLITVAHAVNEFYSVALPPILPLLVNDFAITYGEAGSLLTVFFATYSIFQLPAGVLADRIGQRWLLAGGMIVLAAGILVAASAQGYWTLVIAEVIAGIGGSTYHPSGMSIISDLESGATEGKAMGIHGLGGVVGTALAPALVGGLAALFDWRLALTVSAGVGVVYAMVFLAVFRPESRSNGTARVEPDGGTDERATSRTTEESGGRLAGLTSLISVPLEPWVAVLFLANLAIATELGAVRTFATSFLVEQAGTTAGVANAIFFVLLVGAGISSLAAGSLADSMDRRALGFGALAISTVALAAIAIVPLVPIVLFVWFFFLGVAMWAALPAMNAITSQYSERGFSGSLFGVMLTAGSLGGAIGPLLFGVAAEQFGLGAAFPLVAIISAGGAVAFLGMYRI, translated from the coding sequence ATGTCGCGATCAGTCACCTCGCGTTTGTTTTCGGTATCAAATCCTCGTGAGGTGTGGCTCATCACGGTGGCCCACGCCGTCAACGAGTTCTATAGCGTCGCGCTTCCGCCGATCTTACCACTCTTGGTGAACGATTTCGCAATCACATACGGGGAGGCTGGATCGCTGCTAACCGTCTTTTTTGCCACCTACTCGATCTTCCAGCTACCAGCGGGCGTGCTTGCGGATCGGATCGGCCAGCGGTGGCTTCTCGCGGGCGGCATGATCGTCCTCGCGGCCGGTATCCTCGTCGCTGCGAGCGCACAGGGGTATTGGACCCTTGTTATTGCCGAGGTAATCGCCGGCATCGGTGGGAGCACCTATCACCCATCGGGGATGTCGATCATCAGTGACCTGGAGAGCGGTGCTACCGAGGGGAAAGCAATGGGCATTCACGGCCTCGGCGGGGTCGTCGGCACCGCCCTCGCCCCCGCGCTCGTCGGTGGTCTCGCAGCACTGTTCGACTGGCGACTTGCACTCACGGTCAGCGCGGGCGTCGGCGTCGTCTACGCGATGGTGTTTCTGGCTGTCTTCCGGCCTGAAAGTCGTTCGAATGGCACCGCCCGGGTCGAACCTGATGGCGGGACCGACGAGAGAGCCACTTCGCGGACGACCGAGGAATCCGGCGGACGGTTGGCCGGTCTCACCAGTCTGATCTCGGTGCCACTCGAACCGTGGGTCGCAGTGTTGTTTCTCGCCAATCTCGCGATCGCTACGGAACTCGGCGCGGTTCGGACGTTCGCGACATCGTTCCTTGTTGAGCAAGCGGGCACAACTGCCGGCGTCGCCAATGCGATTTTCTTCGTGCTACTTGTCGGCGCTGGTATCTCCTCGCTCGCCGCTGGCTCCCTTGCCGACAGTATGGATCGGCGGGCTCTGGGGTTCGGTGCGCTCGCGATCTCGACGGTTGCTTTGGCTGCGATCGCCATCGTTCCGCTGGTCCCGATCGTGCTGTTTGTGTGGTTTTTCTTCCTCGGCGTTGCGATGTGGGCTGCCCTACCCGCGATGAACGCGATTACGTCTCAGTATTCCGAACGCGGGTTCAGCGGGAGTCTCTTCGGCGTGATGTTGACAGCGGGATCGCTCGGCGGCGCGATCGGGCCCTTACTGTTCGGCGTCGCCGCCGAACAATTTGGCCTTGGTGCAGCGTTTCCGCTCGTCGCAATCATCAGCGCCGGCGGCGCTGTTGCCTTCCTCGGTATGTATCGGATCTGA